The nucleotide window TCGCCCGGAATTATCGTGGTCACCTGGCCTTCAAACTTAAAAATAGAGCCGTGGGAAAGAGGCTTACCCGACAGCACGCACGCGTCGTTGACAAGATATCTTGTGGGAAAATTATCGGAACCGTCAAGTATGACGTCGTAGTCTTTTATGATGTCCATTATGTTTTCTGAGGTCAGCCGCTGCATGTACGGGACTACTTCTACGTCGGGATTAAGGGCCTCAAGCGTCGCCTTCGCTGAGAGCGCCTTGGGAAAACCTATGTCCTTTGACGAATGCAGTATCTGGCGCTGCAGGTTGGAGTGGTCCACGTCATCGTCGTCGACTATACCGAGCTTTCCGACACCGGCTGCGGCAAGGTAAAAGCCCGCGGGTGAGCCCAGTCCTCCGGCGCCGACCAGGAATACCTTAGAATCAAGGAGCTTCTTTTGTCCGCGACCCCCTATCTCATTCAGTATGATATGCCTTGAATAACGCTTTATTTGTTCTTCCGAGAACTCCATGCCCTTAATCTGTCTCCTTTTTAAATACCATCTTCCAGCTACTCTCGCCTATCTTTTCGACGGCCAGGACCTTTTGTCCTTCATTCTCCATGCTCTTCGGAACGTTCTCCACCGCGGGTTCATGGTCTACCTCTACTTCAAGGATTTCCCCAACCCTCATTTCCTCAAGCGCTAGCTTTGACTTCACGAATGTATACGGGCAAACTTCGCCCTTCAGGTCTATCTTGCGATGCGGGGTTACGTCGCTGGCGCCTTTGGCCTCACTTGCCACCATTATACTCCCAAGCCGGCTGAACGGCGTGTTGGCAAACTGGACAAAACGGAATTATAGCATAAAATGGTATCCTTTCAATCACTTTTTGAATGCAAAAAGAGGTTGACAGTATCTGCGTTGTTGTTAGAATTGCTTGTATTAGCGTATTTTAGGAGAATTTTGACGGGTCCTCAAGGGGTAAGAGTCATGGTCAGGATGGAACTAGTGAGGATAGTGATTTCTGAGACCAGCGACCATCAGATTATAGTTCTGAAGGAATCCCATGGCCAGCGGAGCTTCCCTATCGTCATTGGACTTCATGAGGCCTGGGCGATAGACCGTGCCGTGAAAGGGATACCGACGCCGAGGCCGCTCACGCACGACCTGCTCAACAGCATAATGGAGGGGCTGGGAGCGGGCCTTTCACAGATAATCATAAGCGACCTGAGAAACAACACCTTCTACGCCAAGCTGATGGTCAGGGGAAACGATGACGGGGTAGTTGAGATTGATTCCCGCCCCAGCGACGCCATTGCCCTGGCGATGCAGAGAAAGACGCCGATATTTGTTGAAGAAAAGGTCCTTGAAGAGGTCTGCAAGTGGAACAGTCCCTAAGGA belongs to Candidatus Bathyanammoxibius amoris and includes:
- a CDS encoding sulfurtransferase TusA family protein, whose amino-acid sequence is MVASEAKGASDVTPHRKIDLKGEVCPYTFVKSKLALEEMRVGEILEVEVDHEPAVENVPKSMENEGQKVLAVEKIGESSWKMVFKKETD
- a CDS encoding bifunctional nuclease family protein, encoding MVRMELVRIVISETSDHQIIVLKESHGQRSFPIVIGLHEAWAIDRAVKGIPTPRPLTHDLLNSIMEGLGAGLSQIIISDLRNNTFYAKLMVRGNDDGVVEIDSRPSDAIALAMQRKTPIFVEEKVLEEVCKWNSP
- the moeB gene encoding molybdopterin-synthase adenylyltransferase MoeB; translated protein: MEFSEEQIKRYSRHIILNEIGGRGQKKLLDSKVFLVGAGGLGSPAGFYLAAAGVGKLGIVDDDDVDHSNLQRQILHSSKDIGFPKALSAKATLEALNPDVEVVPYMQRLTSENIMDIIKDYDVILDGSDNFPTRYLVNDACVLSGKPLSHGSIFKFEGQVTTIIPGETACYRCLFEMPPPAELVPSCQEAGVLGVLPGVVGSIQATEIIKLLLGKGTLLKGQLLLYNALTMEFSKVRIRKNPKCPVCGENPTIKELIDYQEFCQVHF